The Candidatus Krumholzibacteriota bacterium genome contains a region encoding:
- a CDS encoding tetratricopeptide repeat protein, which translates to MSKATQLRQKAQAFLKKGKVDKAIEEYKKLLTVESRNPNLYNELGDIYLRTGEKVLAVTSFEKAAENYEKVALYNNAVAVCKKILRTVPNRIETIYKLGEIKAKQKFMGEAETFFMQYFDLIVAGNDSKGGKIEEKVKNILDLSPDCEGIWSKAAEVYAESGLKSQAATILAELIAKNSLKGDPQRLNYYRNRLDLIKQSLKHEEIEKINEIISPSQAPPVTAQGVDTTGIDITGNAVASARDNDDSVAGAEAVERAGQAGHDEAGKEPDVSTGPLPKSGDEMGEDDLKEDLQGGSHESGDIAAEGGEEAVEEEAIDSRPVEEWEIPSSEEDIEGGGRSAATLAEDLSDIIEQEDAEIENEASVRNIVEDITSDVEEDDFKSHYDLGMAYIEMGLFDDALKELQISSRSEQLQLQSLEMIGQCFIEINNPRLAVKQLQRGLELTGMANGDNLGIHYNLGLAHEALGEMDKAREHFEEVYIVDVTFRDISEKMKKFSTIS; encoded by the coding sequence GTGAGTAAGGCAACTCAGTTAAGGCAGAAGGCTCAGGCTTTTCTTAAGAAGGGAAAAGTCGATAAGGCGATAGAGGAATACAAGAAGCTTCTTACGGTCGAATCACGCAATCCAAACCTGTACAACGAACTCGGCGATATATATCTCAGGACGGGAGAAAAGGTCCTTGCCGTCACATCATTCGAGAAAGCGGCGGAGAATTACGAAAAAGTAGCTTTATACAATAACGCGGTGGCTGTCTGTAAAAAAATCCTCAGAACTGTTCCGAACAGGATTGAAACGATATATAAACTTGGAGAAATCAAAGCCAAACAGAAATTCATGGGAGAGGCCGAGACATTTTTTATGCAGTATTTCGACCTGATCGTTGCCGGCAACGATTCCAAGGGAGGAAAGATCGAGGAGAAGGTGAAGAACATTCTCGATCTCTCGCCTGATTGTGAAGGTATATGGTCGAAAGCGGCTGAGGTATATGCTGAATCGGGGTTGAAATCCCAGGCAGCGACCATTCTCGCGGAGCTGATCGCCAAAAATTCGCTTAAGGGCGACCCGCAGAGGCTCAATTATTACAGGAACAGGCTTGATCTGATCAAGCAATCGCTAAAGCACGAAGAGATCGAAAAGATCAACGAGATCATCTCGCCCAGCCAGGCACCGCCGGTGACGGCGCAGGGGGTCGATACCACGGGAATAGATATTACCGGTAATGCTGTCGCCAGCGCGCGGGATAATGATGACTCTGTCGCCGGAGCGGAAGCGGTAGAGAGAGCCGGGCAGGCCGGTCATGATGAGGCGGGGAAAGAGCCGGATGTCAGCACTGGTCCTCTGCCGAAGTCCGGGGATGAGATGGGGGAAGACGATCTTAAAGAGGATCTCCAGGGTGGGAGCCACGAAAGCGGCGATATCGCCGCGGAGGGTGGTGAAGAGGCGGTTGAGGAAGAAGCAATCGATTCGCGGCCAGTCGAAGAATGGGAGATTCCATCATCGGAAGAAGATATAGAGGGCGGTGGGCGGTCAGCGGCGACACTTGCTGAAGATCTCTCTGATATCATTGAACAGGAAGACGCCGAGATCGAGAACGAAGCTTCTGTCAGGAATATTGTTGAAGATATAACCAGCGATGTCGAAGAAGACGATTTTAAAAGCCACTATGATCTTGGAATGGCTTATATCGAAATGGGCCTCTTTGACGACGCGCTGAAGGAACTCCAGATCTCGTCAAGATCGGAACAGCTGCAACTCCAGAGTCTCGAGATGATAGGACAGTGTTTTATCGAGATAAACAATCCGCGTCTTGCCGTCAAACAGCTTCAGAGAGGGCTGGAACTTACCGGGATGGCCAACGGGGATAATCTCGGGATCCACTACAATCTCGGTCTTGCCCATGAGGCCCTGGGGGAGATGGATAAGGCCCGTGAACATTTCGAAGAAGTATATATCGTTGATGTCACATTCAGGGATATCTCCGAAAAAATGAAAAAATTCAGCACTATCTCCTGA
- the pilB gene encoding type IV-A pilus assembly ATPase PilB, which yields MNDRWISANGQEIACIFPGIEEGRRKSLKDNIANQLVESSLISKDQLDLALIEQGNSGGSLGYNLVKTGAISEKAFSEFLSQEYQVPAVDLDELEADEHSVELIPAEVATKFQVVPVLREGRVLTVAMANPDNIFAIDDIKFITGLEVSPVVATETSIKRAIDRFYDSADSLAEVMRDMEEDFEIVEDIEDDMGLAEAQSEDAPVVKLVNSLIADAVNKGASDIHIEPFETSMRVRFRIDGQLHEMMSPPVKMRGAITSRLKIMAELDIAEKRIPQDGRIKIRIGSKKIDLRVSTLPTIFGEKIVMRILDKSNLEIDLTKLGFQPEALAKLNEAIESPYGMVLVTGPTGSGKTTTLYSALSKINLPHHNIMTAEDPVEYNLEGINQVNVHEEIGLTFATALKAFLRQDPNIVMVGEIRDLETGSIAVKAALTGHLVLSTLHTNDAPSTINRMIDMGVEPFLVSSSTNLIQAQRLIRRLCDNCKKPVEIHPEALRELGIPNEPAFQIYTPEGCSKCSNTGYKGRLGLYEVMPISSEIREMILNRCSSMEIKEQAVKEGMLTLRADGILKLKDGITSLEEVLRETTDK from the coding sequence ATGAATGATAGATGGATTTCAGCAAATGGTCAGGAAATTGCTTGTATTTTCCCGGGAATAGAAGAAGGTCGGAGGAAATCCTTGAAAGACAATATAGCAAACCAGCTTGTTGAATCGAGCCTTATCAGCAAGGATCAGCTCGATCTTGCTCTTATAGAGCAGGGGAATTCGGGCGGAAGCCTTGGGTACAACCTTGTCAAGACAGGAGCGATTTCCGAAAAAGCATTTTCGGAATTCCTTTCGCAGGAGTATCAGGTACCCGCCGTCGATCTTGATGAACTCGAAGCCGATGAACATTCAGTAGAACTGATACCCGCTGAAGTAGCGACGAAATTCCAGGTCGTGCCTGTTTTACGCGAGGGGCGCGTACTCACCGTTGCGATGGCCAATCCTGACAATATTTTTGCAATAGACGACATAAAGTTCATAACGGGACTCGAAGTAAGTCCCGTGGTCGCGACTGAGACCTCGATCAAAAGGGCGATCGATCGTTTTTATGATTCCGCGGATTCACTCGCCGAAGTGATGCGGGACATGGAAGAGGATTTCGAGATCGTCGAAGATATCGAAGATGATATGGGCCTTGCCGAGGCGCAGAGTGAAGACGCGCCAGTGGTAAAACTCGTAAACTCCCTTATCGCCGACGCCGTCAACAAGGGAGCAAGCGATATCCACATTGAACCGTTCGAGACTTCCATGCGGGTCAGGTTCAGGATAGACGGTCAGCTGCATGAGATGATGTCCCCTCCGGTAAAGATGAGAGGCGCCATCACCTCGAGACTGAAGATCATGGCTGAACTGGATATCGCCGAGAAGAGGATACCCCAGGATGGAAGAATAAAGATCAGGATCGGAAGCAAGAAGATAGATCTCAGGGTAAGCACCCTTCCAACCATTTTCGGTGAAAAGATCGTTATGCGAATCCTTGACAAGAGCAACCTCGAGATAGATCTTACAAAACTCGGATTCCAGCCGGAAGCGCTCGCCAAACTGAATGAAGCGATCGAGTCGCCATATGGAATGGTCCTTGTGACCGGCCCTACCGGTAGCGGAAAAACTACGACGCTGTATTCGGCGCTGAGCAAAATAAACCTTCCCCATCATAATATCATGACAGCCGAAGACCCCGTGGAATACAACCTTGAGGGAATCAACCAGGTAAACGTACACGAGGAGATAGGTCTGACGTTTGCGACTGCCCTGAAAGCTTTTCTCAGGCAGGATCCCAACATCGTCATGGTCGGTGAGATACGTGATCTTGAGACCGGTTCTATCGCCGTCAAGGCGGCGCTTACCGGGCACCTGGTGCTAAGCACTCTCCATACAAATGATGCTCCAAGCACGATAAACAGAATGATAGATATGGGTGTCGAGCCTTTCCTTGTGTCCAGTTCGACCAACCTTATACAGGCCCAGCGCCTGATCCGCCGGCTGTGCGACAACTGTAAAAAGCCAGTGGAGATACATCCTGAAGCTCTTCGGGAACTTGGAATACCTAATGAACCCGCATTCCAGATATATACTCCCGAAGGATGCTCGAAGTGCAGCAATACAGGTTACAAGGGTCGCCTTGGCCTTTACGAGGTCATGCCGATCTCGAGCGAGATCAGGGAGATGATCCTGAACCGTTGCTCCTCTATGGAGATCAAGGAACAGGCGGTAAAGGAGGGTATGCTCACGCTCAGGGCTGACGGGATACTGAAACTAAAAGATGGAATAACTTCCCTTGAGGAAGTCCTAAGAGAGACGACTGACAAGTAG
- a CDS encoding PHP domain-containing protein, translated as MKDPRSPCDLHLHSCYSDGRMTPAQLVTKALEAGLAAISVTDHDTIAGQEEALLASSDKAVEVLTGVEFSAKENGKDIHILGYLFDCNEKRLTTLLARLEKARSDRAELMTEKLNKAGLEISFEEVMRISGISGTIGRLHIARVLLEKGYITAIQEAFSKYLGKGRSAYVPRMVLTASEAISRIRDAGGVAVWAHPGVLVRRKNLIDSLLRSGLSGIEAWHPNHSGEMAIEIRDIAEKHDLAATGGSDYHFDEAMKASIGGTAVTYQSVIDLKKMI; from the coding sequence ATGAAAGATCCTCGATCTCCATGCGACCTTCATCTTCATTCCTGCTATTCAGATGGTCGGATGACTCCGGCTCAACTGGTCACAAAGGCGCTGGAAGCGGGTCTTGCCGCGATCTCCGTTACAGATCATGATACAATCGCGGGCCAGGAGGAGGCTCTTCTTGCCTCTTCCGATAAAGCCGTCGAGGTACTGACCGGAGTAGAATTCAGCGCGAAGGAAAACGGCAAGGATATCCATATCCTGGGATACCTTTTTGACTGTAATGAAAAACGGCTGACCACTCTGCTGGCCAGGCTTGAAAAAGCCAGATCTGACAGGGCTGAACTTATGACTGAAAAACTGAACAAAGCCGGACTCGAAATATCATTCGAGGAAGTCATGAGGATATCGGGAATCAGCGGAACGATAGGAAGGTTGCATATCGCCAGGGTCCTCCTTGAAAAAGGGTATATAACAGCTATCCAGGAAGCCTTCTCCAAGTATCTCGGAAAAGGCAGGAGCGCTTACGTGCCAAGGATGGTCCTCACCGCCTCTGAAGCTATCTCGCGCATCCGCGATGCCGGTGGGGTGGCTGTCTGGGCCCATCCAGGCGTGCTGGTGAGGAGGAAAAATCTGATCGATTCTCTTCTACGGTCCGGATTGTCCGGAATCGAGGCGTGGCATCCCAACCATAGCGGGGAAATGGCTATTGAGATCCGCGACATCGCTGAAAAGCACGATCTCGCCGCTACCGGGGGATCGGATTATCACTTCGATGAGGCTATGAAGGCCTCTATCGGGGGGACCGCTGTGACTTACCAGTCGGTCATAGATCTGAAAAAGATGATTTGA
- a CDS encoding TonB-dependent receptor plug domain-containing protein gives MKDSVYKILFTASLAVIFLHASITVLGESAPEGSVLSDSLLFTGEFYVITAEDLAAWNINTVEDILEMVPGVAFWRKGPEGAAVSFSVDGDLPRGMIFLINGLPYSDPYNNDPLLRFVPLSRLLRVEVVYGSIVLPSGIPAPGGAINIVIEEGGRKGPMAVADFTNGRLSRRSRRIWFSTPDSPVNLTFAYDEYLQDPSKSLVERESSFIGSYKSRSILTELLFKGEGKEHLFFRLQRFDDAYKGTRLIPIIPGSGNTGEDISYYGIDAHMRYTREDLSVLLRQRVVEMKRYCGWTSGQIIEGSLKWKADLGLLTLNPSLNAERATFENRLWGDYFHPEYTVVSGGVTATGRFLSLKFRSNINTGHHSTAGNWIAGAAGISREAENGTYQNINISRSIRMPVSEELFQPQLDYTVDGIFLGSEGNIGLDPEQVDEISAGFGFLGRVSVDLFARRERERILLARDNSRYQSSGRSDVTGIRSSINGDGKAFGIDLAARAGGEYFGKRSDFTYGIPEYRITGEIRIKRRFFKDTETLMLMLGGAIVGPRDWDGIELGRYTILNASFSMTVMSAIVKIEMRNLFDTQYQTVPGYLMPERHFRVGVIWKIFD, from the coding sequence ATGAAGGATTCCGTTTATAAAATATTATTTACCGCTTCGCTGGCGGTCATTTTTCTTCATGCTTCCATCACGGTCCTCGGGGAAAGTGCGCCCGAAGGATCCGTTCTTTCCGATTCACTGCTGTTCACGGGAGAGTTCTACGTTATAACGGCGGAAGACCTGGCCGCCTGGAATATAAATACAGTGGAAGATATACTTGAGATGGTTCCGGGAGTCGCTTTCTGGAGAAAGGGCCCGGAAGGAGCGGCAGTCTCTTTCTCGGTCGACGGCGACCTTCCACGTGGAATGATCTTTCTTATCAACGGCCTTCCGTACAGCGATCCGTATAACAATGATCCATTGTTGAGATTCGTGCCTCTGTCAAGATTGCTCAGGGTCGAGGTGGTATATGGCAGTATTGTACTTCCTTCGGGAATACCGGCACCGGGAGGGGCGATTAATATAGTGATCGAGGAAGGTGGAAGGAAAGGTCCGATGGCCGTCGCGGATTTTACGAATGGCCGCCTGTCGAGAAGATCGAGAAGGATCTGGTTTTCTACTCCTGACTCACCTGTCAACCTGACATTCGCCTATGATGAATATCTGCAGGATCCCTCCAAGTCTCTCGTTGAGAGAGAAAGCAGTTTCATCGGTTCATACAAATCGAGATCGATCCTTACCGAACTTCTTTTTAAGGGAGAGGGGAAGGAGCATCTCTTTTTCAGGCTTCAAAGGTTCGACGACGCGTACAAGGGGACAAGGTTGATCCCGATAATTCCCGGATCGGGAAATACCGGTGAGGATATAAGTTATTACGGAATAGACGCTCATATGAGGTACACCAGAGAGGACCTGTCGGTCCTTCTGAGGCAGAGAGTCGTCGAGATGAAACGCTACTGCGGATGGACCTCCGGGCAGATAATTGAAGGATCTTTAAAGTGGAAGGCCGATCTGGGCCTGCTGACGCTGAATCCCTCTCTCAATGCCGAAAGGGCCACCTTTGAGAACAGGTTATGGGGAGACTATTTCCATCCTGAATATACTGTTGTCTCGGGAGGAGTCACCGCCACGGGAAGATTCCTTTCATTGAAATTCAGGAGTAATATAAACACGGGACATCATAGTACGGCGGGAAACTGGATCGCCGGGGCGGCGGGAATATCGAGAGAAGCTGAAAACGGGACATATCAGAATATCAATATCTCAAGGTCTATAAGGATGCCTGTCTCCGAGGAACTGTTCCAGCCACAACTTGACTATACGGTAGACGGCATCTTTCTGGGCAGCGAGGGAAATATCGGACTCGATCCGGAACAGGTCGATGAGATCTCGGCAGGGTTCGGATTTCTCGGCAGAGTCTCGGTCGACCTTTTCGCGAGACGTGAGAGAGAAAGGATCTTACTGGCCAGGGACAACTCGAGATATCAATCCTCGGGCCGGTCCGATGTTACCGGTATCAGAAGCAGCATCAACGGGGATGGGAAAGCTTTCGGCATCGATCTGGCGGCGAGGGCCGGAGGAGAATATTTTGGGAAGAGAAGCGATTTCACGTACGGCATCCCCGAGTATCGTATAACGGGAGAGATCAGGATCAAGAGACGGTTTTTCAAGGATACGGAGACCCTCATGCTGATGCTCGGTGGAGCTATCGTAGGTCCTCGCGACTGGGACGGGATCGAGCTTGGAAGGTACACCATTCTCAACGCTTCCTTCTCGATGACAGTGATGTCCGCCATTGTAAAGATCGAGATGAGGAACCTTTTTGATACGCAATACCAGACGGTGCCCGGGTACCTGATGCCCGAGCGGCATTTCCGCGTCGGAGTGATATGGAAGATCTTCGACTGA